CCTGCAAAGCGGCAACCTCGCGTTGTGGGGCGATCCTTACATGCAGGGCATGGATAGCCTCGCACTCACGGCAACCGGTAATCGCTATGGCTTCGCCGCCATGCAGCAGGCGACGTTGACGGCGAACGACATCAGCAAGGCATTCGGCACGACTCGCCAGCTCGACGCTGGCGACGTGTCGGTCAGCCTGCGTTACGCGGGCGCGCAATACGACAATGCGTTTACCGATAGCGCCACCGTCCACCCGCCGCTCAGCTACACGCTCGCGAGCGCCGGCGCCGCGGCAGACGCCGCGGTGGGCCCTTACGCGCTGATCCTCACGGCCGGCGGCACGCAGCCGGCCGGTTACAGCGTCAGCACGCAAAGCGGCGCCACGTTGCAGGTGACGCAGGCGGTCGCTCCTGTTGCACCTTCACCGCCCGAGCCGCCCACCGGCACGACGCCATCCGAGCCGGCCGTCACGGCGAGCGTGCCGACGCCGATCGGTGCGTGGCAGACCGTCGCCGCGCAAACCGGCGCCGACCTCGCGCGCGGCGCCCGCGTGCAGAACATGACCGCTTCGTTGCAGCCAGCGACGCTCGTGCAGGTCGCGAGCGATCAGTCCAACAGCCTGTCGCCTGATGCGTGGCCCGGCAACGTATGCCGGAAATGAGCGATGAGCGAGCAAGCCGCATGCGCGGGCCGGCCCGCCGCATGGCCGCGGCGCATCGCGCCGTGCGCAGGCGCCGGGTCATTGTGGCGCTCGCGGCGTGGCTACCGGCGTGGGCGCCGGAACTGCATGCGCAAGTGAGTCCGAACCTGAGCCCAGGCGCGCTTCCGAATGCCGGAAGCGTGTTGCGCGAACAGCAACAGCAGATTCCGCCGCCACCACCGGCCGGCATCCAATTGCAGATCGCGCCGCAAAGGACGCCGGTTCCGTCCGGGCAGCCGGGCGGGATTCGCTTTGCGGTGAGCGGTTTCGAATTGAGCGGCAACACGGTCATCGCCACCTCGACGCTGCTCGCGCTGGTCCAGGATGAAACCGGTCCAGCGCGCTCGCTCGACGACCTCGACGCCGCCGCCGCGCGCATCACCGCGTACTACCGCGCGCATGGCTATCTGGTTGCGCAGGCCTACGTGCCGCCGCAGGAAATCGCCAACGGCGTGGTGCGGATCGCGATCGCCGAAGGCCACTACGGCGAGATCCGCATCGTCAATCAGTCGCGCACGCGCGACGCGGTGCTGGCGCGTTTCGCGTCGGCGGCGCGGCTGGGCGACGTGCTTGACGAACAGCGTCTCGAACGCGCGACGCTACTGATGCAGGATGCGAGCGGCACCACCGGCGCGAAGGCTGTGGTGTCCTCGGGTGCGGCGCCCGGCACGTCGGATCTAGCTTTCGAGATTCCGGCCGCGCCGCCGCTGGCCGGCAGCGTGCAGATCGATAACTACGGCGAATCGAGCACCGGCACTGCGCGCCTGGTCGGCGCGCTGCAATGGAACAATCCGCTGGGATTCGGCGATCGACTTACCGCGCGCGCGCTGACTTCGGTAACCGGCCAGACCTATGGCGACGTGGACTACACCGTCCCGCTCGGCGGTAGCGGCCTGGCGTGGGGCGTCGGCTACGCGCGCTCCACTTACGTGGTCGGCGGCCAGTTCAGCTCTCTCGACGCGCACGGCAGCGCGAATGTCGTGTCGACCTTTTTCGCCTATCCGCTGCTGCGCACGAACGTGGCGAATGTGCTCGTCACGCTCGGCGTCGATCACAAGATCCTGGCGGACGACCTCGGCGCGTTCGACACAGCCGATGACCGTACCAGCGACGTCGCGCAGCTCAGGCTGTCCGGCAATCTGACCTCGGCGACAAGCTTCAGCAGCTTCGACGTGAGCGGGCAACAAGGCAATCTGCGCCAACGCAACGCCACGCCGCAAGAGGTCATCGCGCAGACGGCCGGCGCCTTCAGCAAGTTTGTCTACGCGTTCACCCACACCCAGGCACTGGGCGGCTCGACTCAGCTTTATCTGTCCGTGAACGGGCAGCAGAGCTCCCGCAATCTCGACTCAGCGGAGCAGATTTCACTCGGCGGCCCGTTTGCGGTTCGCGCGTATGCAACCGGCGTCGGCGCGGTCGACGAAGGCTACGTCGCCACGCTGGAATTGCGGCAGTCAATCCGGCAGTCGGCCGTGCCTGTGCTCATCACGCTGATCGGCTTTCTGGATACGGGCGATGGCACGTGGGTCGTGCACCCGTACGCGGCGGGCTCGAATCACGTGAGGCTGTCAGGGGCGGGCGTCGGTGCTTGGCTGAACGCACCGGGCAACTATTCGTTGAAGGTTTCGTATGCGCACACGCTCGGGTACGTGCCATCCACTGCCGGCGCGGGCCATGCGAACCGCGTCTGGGCCACTCTCGCGAAGTCGTTCTGACGCGGGGCACATGGAGACAGTCGCGTGAGACTCTTCCTTCCCAATCGGCGCAACCGGCGCACTCGAGCGGGTCCGTTCGCCGCCCCACTGCGAGCGCGGAGCGCGTGCCTTGGCCTCGGGTTCTGGTTGGTCTGCGCAACGGCCGCGGCCGCCAGCGTGGCCAATGTCACGGCGCTGGTGGGCAGTGTCGCGATTCAGTCTGCCAGCGGCGCGAAGCGGCTCGCCGCGCTCGGCACGGAGATCGCCAACGGCGACACCGTCGAAACGGGTGCCGCGTCTGAAGTGGTGATGGTGTTCACGGATCATCAGCGCGTCTACCTGAAGCCGGGTTCGATATTTCGCGTCGACGAATTCAACTACGCGGCGAACGACGCACGCAAGGACCGCAGCTTCCTGTCGCTGGTCAAAGGCGGGTTGCGTGTGCTCGATGGTCTCGTCGGCAAAGAGGGCAGTGCGGACAACTACCGGCTGAAGACGCAGACGTCGACCATCGGCATTCGCGGCACCGAGTATTCGGTTACGGATTGCAGCCCGGCCGTGGATTGCGAAGGCGACCAGATTGTCGTGTACGACGGTCAGATCGTGGTCGCCAATGCCGTCGACAAACGCACTGTGAGCGCCGGAGAAGGATTGATCGTGCCGGGCGTGAGCGCGTCGTTCAGGCTCTTGCCTGCCAATCTTGTGACGCCGGTGGTGCCGTCGGCTGCGTGCCGGTGAGCCGCTGCGCGGGCTGGCGGCGCCGAGCGGCCATCTTATGCTGGAGTGAATCGCAATGGATGTTATGAAGAACGAGGCGCGCCGTCCGTCATCGGCGCAACTGTCGGCGCTGGGCGTCGATATCGGGGCGGCCTCGCTGGGGGCGGCGCTGACATTGTCGTATGCGGTGGGTTACGGTGCGCTGATTTTCAGCGCGGGTCTCGAACCATGGTTGCAAATCGGCATGCCGACTGCGCTGGTCAGTTGCGTGGTCTTTGCGCTGGTGATCGCGTTGACCAGTTCGGTACCGTTCATGATCGGCGGCCCGGACTCGAATCCGGCCGCGCTGCTGGCCGGTCTCGCGCTAGGCATCAGTTCGGAAGTGCGCGCGCGCGGCGGCGACGACGCGGCGGCGCTCGCCACGGTACTGGTATCGATTGCGCTCGCCACGCTCACCACCGGTGCGTTGCTCTTCGCACTGGCGCGCTGGAAGCGCGGCAATGCGATTCAGTACGTGCCTTTCCCGGTGGTAGGCGGCTTCCTGGCCGGCACCGGACTTCTGATTCTCTCCGGTGCGGCTCGTATCGCGACGGGTGTGCCGATCACGCTCGCCACGCTGCCGTTGCTGGCGCATCTGCGGTGGCTCACGGTGGCGCCCGCGCTGCTCGTCGGTGTGGGCCTGCTGGTCGTTACCCGGCTGTCGAAGCGCGTGGCGGTGGTGCCAGCGATCATCGCGTGCGGAATCGCTGTGTTCTACGTGGGCCTGCATGCGTCCGGACTCAGTATCGACGACGCGCGCCGCGCGGGCCTGCTGTTCAGCCCGGAGTCGATTCGCGATCTGCGACTGCCCGTGACGCAGTTGCGCGAGGTGTGGTTCGGGCCGATCCTGTCACGCGCGACGGAAATTT
This is a stretch of genomic DNA from Paraburkholderia sp. HP33-1. It encodes these proteins:
- a CDS encoding ShlB/FhaC/HecB family hemolysin secretion/activation protein; protein product: MRGPARRMAAAHRAVRRRRVIVALAAWLPAWAPELHAQVSPNLSPGALPNAGSVLREQQQQIPPPPPAGIQLQIAPQRTPVPSGQPGGIRFAVSGFELSGNTVIATSTLLALVQDETGPARSLDDLDAAAARITAYYRAHGYLVAQAYVPPQEIANGVVRIAIAEGHYGEIRIVNQSRTRDAVLARFASAARLGDVLDEQRLERATLLMQDASGTTGAKAVVSSGAAPGTSDLAFEIPAAPPLAGSVQIDNYGESSTGTARLVGALQWNNPLGFGDRLTARALTSVTGQTYGDVDYTVPLGGSGLAWGVGYARSTYVVGGQFSSLDAHGSANVVSTFFAYPLLRTNVANVLVTLGVDHKILADDLGAFDTADDRTSDVAQLRLSGNLTSATSFSSFDVSGQQGNLRQRNATPQEVIAQTAGAFSKFVYAFTHTQALGGSTQLYLSVNGQQSSRNLDSAEQISLGGPFAVRAYATGVGAVDEGYVATLELRQSIRQSAVPVLITLIGFLDTGDGTWVVHPYAAGSNHVRLSGAGVGAWLNAPGNYSLKVSYAHTLGYVPSTAGAGHANRVWATLAKSF
- a CDS encoding FecR family protein, producing MANVTALVGSVAIQSASGAKRLAALGTEIANGDTVETGAASEVVMVFTDHQRVYLKPGSIFRVDEFNYAANDARKDRSFLSLVKGGLRVLDGLVGKEGSADNYRLKTQTSTIGIRGTEYSVTDCSPAVDCEGDQIVVYDGQIVVANAVDKRTVSAGEGLIVPGVSASFRLLPANLVTPVVPSAACR